One Polyangiaceae bacterium DNA segment encodes these proteins:
- a CDS encoding dCMP deaminase family protein — MRNRASWDEYFMAIAREVSTRATCSRKHVGAVIVRDKMILATGYNGSIRGLSHCDDDDHMMEAGHCVRTVHAEANAIVQAARNGVRLEGGSIYVTASPCWGCYKMIANAGLNRIVFGEFYRDERIFQFSEKLGIALTHLPAESEA, encoded by the coding sequence GTGCGAAATCGAGCCAGCTGGGACGAATACTTCATGGCAATCGCGCGCGAGGTCAGCACGCGTGCGACCTGCTCGCGAAAGCACGTGGGCGCGGTGATCGTGCGCGACAAGATGATCCTGGCGACGGGATACAATGGCTCCATCCGAGGTCTTTCTCACTGCGACGACGATGACCACATGATGGAAGCGGGGCACTGCGTGCGCACGGTGCACGCAGAGGCGAACGCCATCGTGCAGGCGGCGCGCAACGGCGTTCGCTTGGAGGGCGGGTCCATCTACGTCACGGCCTCGCCCTGCTGGGGCTGCTACAAAATGATCGCCAACGCCGGTCTGAATCGCATCGTCTTTGGCGAGTTCTACCGCGACGAGCGCATCTTTCAGTTCAGCGAGAAGCTGGGCATTGCCCTGACACACCTGCCCGCGGAGAGTGAAGCATGA
- a CDS encoding adenylosuccinate synthase, with protein sequence MTCIVVVGAQWGDEGKGKVVDFCTERADVVARYAGGPNAGHTLVVGGEKTIVRLLPSGILHADTRCVLGDGMVVDAAVLLGELDTLQARGVPRVFERVLLGDRAHLILPYHIAVDAAREARAATALGTTKKGIGPTYEDKVRRVGVRTGDLRDPGRLRQRMELALSQWAPTLRELGGNMPSVDSLLAELEPLRQRLVPLLGDASAAVNEALGRGARVVLEGAQGALLDVDYGTYPFVTSSSAIAGGACTGLGLGPSRIDSVLGIAKAYTTRVGSGPFPTELSDARGEHLRNVGVEFGSVTGRPRRTGWLDLVALRYAARINGLDAVALTKLDVLSRLDEVRVCVAYRTSDGETRDFVDGLDAVEPVYEVFEGWSDDITGVRRIEDLPAPARRYLDALQEALSLPFSMVGVGPGREATLVLRDPFLARTRGSS encoded by the coding sequence ATGACGTGCATAGTCGTGGTGGGCGCTCAATGGGGCGATGAGGGCAAGGGCAAGGTCGTCGACTTCTGCACGGAGCGCGCCGACGTAGTGGCGCGCTACGCCGGCGGGCCCAACGCAGGGCACACCCTGGTGGTGGGCGGAGAAAAGACCATCGTCCGGCTGCTGCCGAGCGGCATCCTGCACGCGGACACGCGCTGCGTGCTCGGGGACGGCATGGTCGTCGACGCTGCGGTGCTGCTCGGGGAGCTCGACACCCTGCAGGCGCGCGGCGTGCCGCGCGTGTTCGAGCGAGTGCTCTTGGGCGACCGCGCTCACTTGATCTTGCCGTATCACATCGCGGTGGACGCTGCGCGTGAGGCGCGCGCAGCCACGGCCCTCGGCACGACCAAGAAAGGGATCGGGCCGACCTACGAAGACAAAGTGCGTCGCGTTGGCGTGCGCACCGGAGACCTGCGTGACCCCGGGCGTCTGCGTCAACGCATGGAGCTCGCGCTTTCTCAATGGGCGCCCACCCTGCGTGAGTTGGGGGGCAACATGCCCAGCGTGGACTCGCTCCTTGCCGAGCTCGAACCACTCCGCCAGCGCCTGGTGCCTTTGCTGGGCGACGCCAGCGCGGCGGTCAACGAGGCCCTGGGCCGCGGCGCTCGCGTCGTGCTCGAAGGCGCCCAAGGCGCACTGCTGGACGTGGACTACGGGACGTATCCCTTCGTCACCAGCAGCTCTGCCATTGCGGGCGGCGCGTGCACCGGACTGGGCCTCGGTCCGAGCCGCATCGATTCGGTGCTGGGCATCGCGAAGGCGTACACCACACGTGTGGGCAGTGGGCCGTTTCCCACGGAACTGTCGGACGCGCGTGGAGAACACTTGCGGAACGTGGGTGTCGAGTTCGGCTCCGTGACGGGTCGCCCGCGGCGCACCGGCTGGCTCGATCTGGTCGCGCTGCGCTACGCCGCGCGCATCAATGGCTTGGACGCCGTGGCGCTCACCAAGCTGGACGTGCTCAGCAGGTTGGACGAGGTGCGAGTCTGCGTGGCGTACCGGACCAGCGACGGAGAGACCCGCGACTTCGTCGACGGACTCGACGCCGTCGAGCCCGTGTACGAGGTGTTCGAAGGCTGGAGCGACGACATCACGGGCGTGCGGAGAATCGAGGACTTGCCCGCGCCTGCACGTCGCTACTTGGACGCACTACAAGAGGCGCTCTCGTTGCCGTTTTCGATGGTGGGTGTGGGGCCGGGACGCGAAGCCACACTGGTGCTGCGAGATCCTTTCCTTGCCCGCACCCGCGGCAGTTCGTGA
- a CDS encoding tetratricopeptide repeat protein produces MRRRGLVALAFACLLATSSTAKAEPTLWDVAKDPKVLQAHQALVAVERMMLRAEGSAFDPSMQQRFMRAGLAMLELSGAGMSDPRLQIVLGELLVDSAVQRDREGRDLLLQAVKAAPDSPLAGRAWFNIAIASARLREPDQEHEAYTHALDSVWEPDFRANILMNRGESAMVMGELSAALGDYRQAVKLATRPELVALAHYGLGITLERRGNLPAALNAMQIARSIRLPLYGSALDLPSVFFVPEYDIHYYKALSAMAAERNDTSPAKKRRFLDRAVLEWDAYLGRARPEATPWVKRAELHRARCERARDAIVLPRKAARRAGGTEDDLE; encoded by the coding sequence GTGAGGCGGCGCGGGCTCGTCGCGCTCGCATTCGCCTGCCTGCTTGCCACGTCGTCGACGGCGAAGGCGGAACCTACGCTCTGGGACGTCGCCAAGGATCCGAAGGTACTGCAAGCCCACCAAGCTCTGGTCGCCGTGGAGCGCATGATGCTGCGCGCGGAAGGCAGCGCCTTCGACCCCAGCATGCAGCAACGCTTCATGCGCGCCGGTTTGGCCATGCTCGAGCTGTCTGGTGCGGGCATGTCGGATCCGCGTCTACAGATCGTCCTGGGGGAGCTGCTCGTGGACTCCGCGGTGCAGCGAGACCGCGAGGGACGGGACCTGCTGCTGCAGGCGGTGAAGGCGGCTCCAGACTCGCCCCTGGCCGGACGAGCGTGGTTCAACATCGCCATCGCCTCGGCGCGCCTGCGCGAGCCCGACCAGGAGCATGAGGCCTACACGCATGCCCTGGACAGCGTGTGGGAGCCGGATTTTCGCGCCAACATCCTGATGAACCGCGGTGAGTCCGCGATGGTGATGGGCGAGCTGAGCGCAGCGCTCGGCGACTACCGACAGGCAGTGAAGCTCGCGACGCGCCCCGAGCTCGTTGCGCTGGCCCACTACGGCTTGGGCATCACCCTCGAACGCCGCGGCAACCTGCCTGCCGCCTTGAACGCAATGCAGATCGCGCGCTCGATACGACTGCCGCTATACGGTTCGGCCCTCGACTTGCCCAGTGTGTTCTTCGTCCCCGAGTACGACATCCACTACTACAAGGCGCTCAGCGCGATGGCGGCCGAACGCAATGACACTTCGCCGGCGAAGAAGCGCAGATTCCTCGATCGCGCCGTGCTCGAATGGGACGCCTACCTCGGGCGCGCCCGACCGGAGGCCACGCCGTGGGTCAAGCGCGCGGAGCTGCATCGTGCGCGCTGCGAGCGGGCCCGAGATGCGATCGTCCTGCCTCGCAAGGCCGCGCGGCGCGCTGGTGGGACCGAGGACGACTTGGAGTAG
- the purD gene encoding phosphoribosylamine--glycine ligase, which produces MKVLVVGSGGREHALALALSRSPSVDEVIVCPGNGGTELPAGQQAALRNHGGAPLEVARLEQPRLVVIGPEAPLCAGLADELRAEGFATFGPSRQAAQLEGSKVFMKEFAARTGLPTARSITVTSAGELESALTEFPAPPVVKADGLCAGKGVTVADSHDQAREVALAMLSGSSFGEAGRRVVLEERLQGQEASVHAICDGHRMLVLPVAQDHKRLLEGDQGPNTGGMGTYAPAPLVTPALAQRIREQILEPAVAGLAQEGTPFCGALFAGLMIDGEVPRLLEFNVRFGDPETQVLMALLDGDLARLLHSAATGALDANAVRVSKRHALCVVIAAGGYPGHPAAGEEISGLDAAARVPGVTVLHAGTRREGERVLTAGGRVLGVTATADSLGEARARAYQAVDQIRFDGMQLRRDIAVRALGPS; this is translated from the coding sequence ATGAAGGTGTTGGTCGTCGGCTCAGGGGGAAGGGAGCACGCGCTCGCGCTCGCGCTCTCGCGCTCGCCTTCCGTCGACGAAGTGATCGTGTGTCCAGGCAATGGCGGCACGGAGCTACCCGCTGGGCAGCAGGCTGCCTTGCGCAACCATGGTGGCGCGCCCTTGGAAGTTGCCAGGCTCGAGCAGCCCAGGCTCGTCGTGATCGGCCCGGAAGCCCCACTGTGCGCCGGCTTGGCCGACGAGCTTCGTGCGGAGGGATTCGCGACCTTCGGCCCAAGTCGCCAGGCCGCGCAGCTCGAAGGCTCCAAGGTGTTCATGAAGGAGTTTGCTGCACGCACCGGCCTGCCCACGGCGCGCTCGATCACCGTCACTTCCGCGGGCGAACTCGAATCCGCTCTGACCGAGTTCCCCGCGCCACCGGTGGTGAAGGCAGATGGCCTCTGTGCAGGCAAAGGCGTCACCGTTGCCGATAGCCACGACCAGGCACGTGAGGTGGCTCTCGCAATGCTGAGTGGAAGCAGCTTTGGAGAGGCGGGGCGACGCGTCGTTCTCGAGGAGCGACTGCAGGGTCAAGAGGCAAGCGTGCACGCAATCTGCGATGGGCACCGGATGCTGGTGCTGCCCGTGGCGCAGGACCACAAGCGATTACTCGAAGGGGACCAAGGACCCAACACGGGAGGCATGGGGACCTACGCGCCCGCGCCGCTGGTGACGCCGGCTCTGGCGCAGCGCATCCGCGAGCAGATTCTGGAACCTGCCGTGGCAGGTCTCGCTCAGGAGGGAACGCCGTTTTGCGGCGCGCTCTTCGCTGGCTTGATGATCGACGGCGAGGTGCCGCGGCTGCTGGAGTTCAACGTGCGCTTCGGCGATCCCGAAACCCAAGTCCTGATGGCGCTGCTGGATGGCGACCTGGCGCGACTGCTGCACTCTGCGGCCACTGGCGCGCTGGACGCGAATGCGGTGCGCGTGTCCAAGCGTCACGCCTTGTGCGTGGTGATTGCGGCCGGTGGATACCCCGGGCATCCCGCGGCGGGCGAGGAGATCTCGGGTCTCGATGCCGCCGCGCGAGTGCCGGGCGTCACCGTGCTCCATGCAGGGACTCGTCGCGAGGGAGAGCGCGTGCTGACCGCGGGTGGGCGAGTGCTGGGCGTCACGGCTACAGCGGACTCCCTCGGCGAAGCGCGCGCCCGGGCCTACCAGGCGGTGGACCAGATTCGCTTCGACGGGATGCAGCTACGGCGTGACATCGCGGTGCGCGCCCTCGGACCGTCTTGA
- a CDS encoding D-alanine--D-alanine ligase, protein MTEPRSRVAVIVGGPGCEANVSRTSGAAVAEALVERGFECQCIELGQDTVRELQAQGAEVAFPVSHGPVGEDGCLQGLLEVLDLPYVGSAVLASALAAHKPAAKRLFKIAELPLAPDALVTDSADLAQQAEGLRARLGAELVVKPASGGSAIATTRVTATDPLTTLVAALSEALAVDEAALVEALIPGEEVTCGVLERDAEARALPPTLIESRAASWYDFESRYAAGGSVHRCPAPFPPGLSERIQSVALAAHRTLGCRDLSRADFIVDPDTDTVTLLEVNTLPGMTSTSLYPEAAAADGIAFGELCELLVRRALSRGRRMQRQALAMP, encoded by the coding sequence ATGACGGAGCCCCGCTCCCGCGTTGCGGTAATCGTCGGCGGCCCCGGATGTGAGGCGAACGTGAGTCGCACCTCGGGCGCGGCCGTGGCAGAGGCGCTCGTGGAGCGCGGCTTCGAATGTCAGTGCATCGAGCTGGGCCAGGACACCGTGCGCGAATTGCAGGCCCAAGGGGCCGAGGTCGCTTTTCCTGTCAGCCATGGACCCGTTGGCGAAGACGGCTGTCTGCAGGGGCTGTTGGAAGTTCTCGATCTGCCCTACGTGGGTTCCGCGGTGCTCGCCAGCGCCCTGGCCGCGCACAAGCCCGCGGCCAAGCGCCTGTTCAAGATCGCGGAGCTGCCGCTGGCACCGGACGCGCTGGTGACGGACAGCGCCGATCTGGCGCAGCAGGCCGAAGGGTTGCGCGCGCGGCTCGGCGCTGAGCTCGTGGTCAAGCCGGCGAGTGGCGGCTCCGCAATCGCTACCACACGCGTGACTGCTACCGATCCGCTGACGACCCTCGTGGCGGCACTGTCCGAGGCTCTTGCAGTCGACGAAGCGGCGCTGGTGGAAGCGTTGATTCCGGGGGAGGAAGTGACCTGCGGTGTGCTCGAACGCGACGCGGAGGCCCGCGCGTTGCCACCTACGCTGATCGAGTCCCGCGCGGCCAGCTGGTACGACTTCGAGTCCCGCTACGCAGCGGGCGGCAGCGTCCATCGCTGCCCAGCTCCGTTCCCGCCCGGCCTCAGCGAGCGAATCCAGTCGGTGGCGCTCGCCGCGCACCGGACGCTGGGTTGCAGAGACCTCTCTCGCGCCGACTTCATCGTGGACCCCGATACCGACACCGTCACGCTGCTCGAGGTCAACACCCTGCCGGGCATGACGAGCACCAGCTTGTATCCAGAGGCTGCCGCGGCAGATGGCATCGCCTTTGGCGAGTTGTGCGAACTCTTGGTGCGCCGCGCCCTTTCCCGCGGACGGCGTATGCAACGCCAAGCACTGGCGATGCCTTGA
- the serC gene encoding 3-phosphoserine/phosphohydroxythreonine transaminase, which translates to MARAINFNAGPAALPLAALERAQRELLDIDGTGMSIMEHSHRGKTYEAVHNEALALLRELYQVPDDYDILFMQGGASAQFALVPMNLLHANKTADYILTGAWSKKAFKEAKVLGAAQNAGSTEVDGKFSRIPKASELKLDANAAYAHITSNNTIFGTQWHAYPEVGAVPLVADMSSDILWRPVDVSKFGLIYAGAQKNLGPSGVTVVIVRKTLVAEGRSDIPAIFQYRTHAEANSLYNTPPTFGVYLLRNVLAHVKAAGGLATMEKHNRDKAGALYAAIDERPDFYRCPVERESRSMMNVVFTLPTPELEAKFIAEAQGKGMVGLKGHRSVGGVRVSIYNAAPREWIDTLTSFMKSFG; encoded by the coding sequence ATGGCCCGAGCAATCAACTTCAACGCAGGTCCCGCGGCACTTCCTTTGGCAGCCCTCGAGCGCGCGCAGCGCGAGCTGCTCGATATCGACGGCACCGGCATGAGCATCATGGAGCACAGCCATCGAGGCAAGACCTACGAGGCGGTGCACAACGAGGCGCTCGCGCTGCTGCGCGAACTCTACCAAGTGCCCGATGACTACGACATCTTGTTCATGCAAGGTGGCGCCAGCGCACAGTTCGCCCTCGTGCCGATGAACTTGCTGCACGCGAACAAGACCGCCGACTACATCCTCACGGGGGCGTGGTCGAAGAAGGCCTTCAAGGAGGCGAAGGTCCTGGGAGCCGCTCAAAACGCGGGCTCCACGGAGGTCGACGGAAAGTTCTCCCGCATTCCCAAGGCGAGCGAGTTGAAGCTGGATGCCAATGCTGCCTACGCGCATATCACCAGCAACAACACCATCTTCGGGACGCAGTGGCATGCCTATCCCGAAGTCGGGGCAGTTCCCCTCGTCGCCGACATGTCCAGCGACATCCTGTGGCGCCCCGTGGACGTCTCGAAGTTCGGCCTGATCTACGCGGGCGCTCAGAAGAACTTGGGTCCGAGCGGAGTCACGGTCGTCATCGTGCGCAAGACCCTGGTGGCCGAAGGGCGCAGCGACATCCCGGCCATCTTCCAGTACCGCACGCATGCGGAGGCGAATTCGCTCTACAACACGCCGCCGACCTTCGGCGTGTACTTGCTTCGCAACGTGCTCGCGCATGTGAAGGCTGCTGGCGGCCTGGCCACGATGGAGAAGCACAATCGGGACAAGGCCGGTGCGCTCTACGCCGCCATCGACGAGCGTCCGGACTTCTACCGTTGCCCGGTGGAGCGCGAGAGTCGGAGCATGATGAACGTGGTGTTCACGCTGCCCACGCCCGAGCTGGAGGCGAAGTTCATTGCCGAGGCCCAGGGTAAAGGCATGGTGGGTCTCAAGGGGCATCGCTCGGTCGGCGGCGTGCGCGTCAGCATCTACAATGCAGCGCCCCGCGAGTGGATCGACACGCTCACGTCCTTCATGAAGAGCTTCGGCTGA